The proteins below come from a single Faecalibaculum rodentium genomic window:
- a CDS encoding ROK family protein, translating to MKNYLAVDVGGTAIKYAVMDENADISISGETVTPTTSLGDFIRALMQIYESVEYTNPEALVISAPGRIDSSTGYFHTGGALGYLNCVNLPEALRNHIPLPICVLNDAKAAALAELWKGSMEDVNSGLILTLGTGIGGAVIIDGKLWQGHNFAAGEFSGIPVHWDTRTGGYTGTWANINCTRSMIDRYCAAKNQNPDNMNGKQFFQAIHDGDRLAMNELEWFCETLATGLLGLQLILDVEKIAIGGGISRQPLLIETLNEVMDRQYERKASCIPATRPIVEACRFSSDANLIGALRHYLLQKEEDTVSS from the coding sequence ATGAAAAACTATCTGGCTGTGGATGTTGGCGGTACGGCCATAAAGTATGCCGTAATGGATGAAAATGCAGACATTTCAATCTCCGGAGAAACAGTGACACCGACCACCAGCCTGGGCGATTTTATCCGGGCACTAATGCAAATTTATGAATCCGTTGAATATACCAATCCAGAGGCTCTGGTGATCAGCGCTCCCGGAAGAATTGATTCTTCCACAGGATATTTTCACACTGGAGGCGCACTGGGCTATCTGAACTGTGTAAATCTCCCTGAAGCGCTCAGAAATCATATTCCGCTTCCCATCTGTGTGCTCAATGATGCGAAAGCCGCGGCGTTGGCTGAACTCTGGAAAGGGTCCATGGAAGATGTAAACTCCGGATTGATCCTGACACTGGGTACCGGTATTGGCGGAGCAGTGATCATTGATGGAAAACTCTGGCAGGGTCATAATTTTGCTGCCGGTGAGTTTTCCGGTATTCCTGTCCACTGGGATACCAGAACAGGTGGCTATACGGGAACGTGGGCGAATATCAACTGTACAAGATCCATGATCGACCGGTATTGTGCGGCGAAAAACCAGAATCCGGACAACATGAATGGTAAACAGTTTTTCCAGGCCATACACGATGGAGACCGCCTTGCCATGAATGAACTGGAATGGTTCTGTGAAACGCTGGCCACAGGACTTCTGGGATTGCAGCTGATTCTGGATGTGGAGAAAATTGCCATCGGCGGCGGAATCTCGCGGCAGCCTCTGCTCATTGAAACACTCAATGAGGTGATGGATCGCCAGTATGAACGAAAGGCATCCTGCATTCCTGCCACAAGACCCATTGTGGAAGCCTGCCGGTTTTCCAGTGATGCCAATCTCATTGGTGCCCTTCGACACTATCTGCTGCAGAAAGAGGAAGACACAGTCTCTTCCTGA
- a CDS encoding transposase: protein MMAVKVKNSLENTALELFGLDASRVQNISTSPGIGQMLVEVTLVPAFPECPRCGGHNIVVFNYTPRVINHDVLTDRKCTLIYNARRYKCKDCHRTYGEDNPFAMKRQRISILTGKAIIEDLRSPNETFASVGERHHVSATTVMKIFDMCVSYPVPVKLCRVMQIDETYSFKSDDSKYVCMLLDYDAQSPVDVLPSRKKEYLAAYFRKFPRSERDRVEYISSDMYRPGPMSRKRTLILESRQILPILRKISSASSLDSGAHYPLDPFLLPSSKESISDSSWLKAHQSTRG, encoded by the coding sequence ATGATGGCTGTAAAAGTCAAAAATTCCCTGGAAAATACAGCTCTTGAACTGTTCGGTCTTGATGCTTCCAGGGTCCAGAACATATCGACCTCCCCTGGCATCGGTCAGATGCTTGTGGAGGTCACTTTGGTTCCTGCGTTTCCTGAATGCCCCCGATGCGGTGGTCATAACATCGTCGTTTTCAACTACACTCCCCGTGTGATAAACCATGATGTCCTTACAGACCGCAAATGCACTCTCATCTATAACGCCAGGCGTTACAAATGCAAAGACTGCCACCGCACCTATGGAGAAGACAATCCCTTCGCCATGAAAAGACAGCGGATCTCCATATTGACAGGAAAAGCGATCATCGAAGATCTCAGGTCTCCAAATGAAACTTTTGCTTCTGTAGGAGAGCGTCATCACGTTTCAGCTACGACAGTGATGAAGATATTCGACATGTGTGTAAGTTACCCTGTGCCGGTGAAACTATGCAGGGTGATGCAGATCGACGAAACATATTCCTTCAAATCTGATGATTCAAAGTATGTATGCATGCTCCTGGACTACGATGCCCAGTCCCCGGTGGATGTGCTCCCTTCCAGGAAAAAGGAGTATCTGGCAGCTTATTTCCGAAAGTTTCCCAGAAGCGAGCGAGACAGAGTGGAGTACATCTCGTCCGATATGTACAGGCCTGGTCCTATGTCAAGAAAACGGACACTGATTTTAGAGAGTCGGCAGATACTGCCAATTCTACGAAAGATTTCCTCCGCTTCCTCCCTTGACAGTGGGGCCCACTATCCCCTGGACCCCTTTCTCTTGCCTTCATCCAAAGAGTCAATATCTGACAGTTCTTGGCTGAAGGCTCATCAGTCTACCAGGGGATAG
- a CDS encoding IreB family regulatory phosphoprotein, whose amino-acid sequence MRDITETMTFTTEEIRRENIKAVLREVSEALEERGYNSVNQIAGYLISNDPAYISSHRNARNLIQRIERYEIIEELVRAYLEK is encoded by the coding sequence ATGCGCGATATCACTGAAACAATGACATTCACCACAGAGGAAATTCGTCGGGAAAACATCAAGGCGGTTCTGCGTGAAGTCAGCGAGGCACTGGAGGAACGGGGCTACAACTCTGTAAACCAGATTGCCGGATACCTTATCAGCAATGATCCGGCGTATATTTCGTCACACCGAAATGCGCGAAATCTGATCCAGCGTATTGAACGGTACGAGATCATTGAGGAACTTGTCCGGGCCTATCTGGAGAAATAA
- a CDS encoding transposase, translated as MAKKRKTFTDEFKQDAVQFLTNHPEMTVIECAETLGVGRSTLERWRADFNRSGLSAVTAHNNDKEEKDLLKENVRLQRELRDSQEALKILKKAISILGN; from the coding sequence ATGGCAAAGAAACGTAAAACATTTACAGATGAATTCAAGCAGGATGCGGTTCAATTTTTGACTAACCATCCAGAAATGACCGTTATAGAATGTGCTGAAACACTTGGTGTAGGCCGCAGCACCCTGGAAAGATGGAGGGCAGATTTCAACCGATCCGGTCTTTCAGCTGTGACAGCTCATAATAATGACAAGGAAGAAAAAGACCTTCTCAAAGAAAATGTCAGGCTTCAACGAGAACTCAGGGACTCACAGGAGGCTTTGAAGATTCTAAAAAAAGCCATAAGCATTCTGGGAAACTGA
- the tnpB gene encoding IS66 family insertion sequence element accessory protein TnpB (TnpB, as the term is used for proteins encoded by IS66 family insertion elements, is considered an accessory protein, since TnpC, encoded by a neighboring gene, is a DDE family transposase.), with protein sequence MIMNAAIPIVHIYRASRPVDLRKGIDGIASIVQSLLQMDPYEHSLFIFTSGSRNRIKILYCDGSGYWLMLKRMYEGRFKWCIGSSDTITISEKQFARLIHGFPISGGRYKFV encoded by the coding sequence ATGATCATGAATGCAGCCATCCCGATCGTGCACATCTACAGGGCGTCACGTCCTGTAGATCTTCGCAAGGGGATCGATGGGATCGCCTCCATCGTTCAATCACTTTTACAAATGGACCCCTATGAACACTCACTTTTCATATTTACCAGCGGCAGCCGAAACCGCATCAAGATCCTTTATTGCGATGGTTCTGGTTACTGGTTGATGCTCAAGCGCATGTACGAAGGCCGTTTCAAATGGTGTATCGGATCCTCCGATACCATCACGATTTCAGAGAAACAATTCGCAAGACTGATTCACGGGTTTCCCATATCTGGAGGCAGATACAAATTTGTATGA
- the mltG gene encoding endolytic transglycosylase MltG yields the protein MPAKRPRRRKRIHWGRVVLLLVVVLMACAGGWFWYELQPAGGSREAEIEVKDGESLDAVFGSLQSEGIIRNAKVLGLYTKIAGQPSWYAGTYSFNSDMTTDEILQRLDDPEQARASHVSVTIPEGWWAKEIAARLSEQFPYTAQQFLDAWNDQAYIETLASEYPFLNTASLDNPDLRVKLEGYLFPDTYQFSPDSSIDQITRTFLTQFQKVWEENRTGFEASGKSVEEIVTLASIVQFESASKEDMAKIAGVFENRLNQGMMLQSSVTVCYALYDQFSDPTACETQYDIESPYNTYLIQGLPPGPILNPGREAIEAVLHPEESGYLFFVADIHNVKSNPGQVYYAKTFEEHEQLMRELGLVIE from the coding sequence ATGCCGGCTAAGCGTCCCCGCAGAAGAAAACGGATCCATTGGGGACGGGTTGTACTGCTGCTGGTGGTTGTCCTGATGGCCTGTGCCGGTGGCTGGTTCTGGTATGAACTGCAGCCTGCAGGAGGCTCACGGGAAGCAGAGATCGAGGTGAAGGACGGAGAATCTCTGGATGCCGTTTTTGGGTCCCTGCAGAGCGAGGGCATCATCAGAAACGCAAAGGTTCTGGGACTGTATACAAAGATTGCCGGGCAGCCGTCCTGGTATGCCGGGACATACAGTTTCAATTCGGATATGACGACTGACGAAATCCTGCAACGTCTGGATGACCCTGAACAGGCCAGAGCCAGCCATGTGTCGGTAACGATTCCGGAAGGCTGGTGGGCAAAGGAAATTGCTGCGCGACTGTCCGAACAGTTTCCGTATACAGCCCAGCAGTTTCTGGATGCATGGAATGATCAGGCGTATATTGAAACGCTTGCCTCGGAGTATCCGTTTCTGAACACTGCATCTCTTGACAACCCGGATCTTCGGGTAAAACTGGAGGGGTATCTGTTTCCGGATACCTATCAGTTTTCACCGGACAGCTCCATTGATCAGATTACCAGAACATTCCTGACGCAGTTTCAGAAAGTCTGGGAGGAGAACAGAACCGGATTTGAAGCATCCGGCAAGAGTGTGGAAGAAATCGTGACGCTCGCAAGCATTGTTCAATTTGAATCCGCCTCAAAAGAAGATATGGCGAAAATTGCCGGAGTGTTTGAAAACAGGCTCAATCAGGGGATGATGCTGCAGTCTAGTGTGACTGTCTGCTATGCTTTGTATGATCAGTTTTCGGATCCCACGGCTTGTGAAACGCAATATGACATTGAATCTCCGTATAATACATATCTGATCCAGGGACTCCCGCCAGGGCCGATTCTGAATCCTGGCAGGGAAGCAATTGAGGCTGTCCTGCACCCCGAGGAAAGCGGGTATCTGTTCTTTGTAGCAGATATTCACAACGTAAAGTCAAATCCGGGACAGGTGTATTATGCAAAAACGTTTGAGGAACACGAGCAGCTGATGCGCGAGCTCGGTCTTGTGATTGAATAA
- the alaS gene encoding alanine--tRNA ligase codes for MKQLTGNQVRQMFLDYFASKGHMIEPGASLVPDNDPTLLWINAGVAALKKYFDGSEKPASNRIANAQKSIRTNDIENVGKTARHHTFFEMLGNFSIGDYFKEEAIPFAWEFLTSQDWMGIDKDRLYVSVYTDDDDAYRIWTEVCGVDPSHILKTDENFWEIGKGPGGPDSEIFFDRGPKYDPEGLGERLFFEELENDRYIEVWNVVFSQFDCDPELDRKEYRELPQKNIDTGMGLERLVALIQDGETNFDTDLFLPIIHAAEELTGVPYEGDSKMAYRVIADHIRTLTFALADGASFSNSGRGYVLRRVLRRAARFGLKLGMNEPFLYKLVPVVNSVMEDFYPYLTEYTEQTQRRILKEEQSFRRTLETGQSLLDDAMKEAAGTGRLPGEIVFRLYDTYGFPYELTAEIADENGLTVDRAEFDAQMQQQKERARNARNTEESFATQHEDLMKFEQPSEFIGYDILEFPAKVVGLFREGRLVDSLEDEGQVVLDKCCFYATSGGQVADSGRLFNEEMEAEVTDVTKIRNGQHVLTVKLKDGILETGDDLMQAVDAARRLKTTANHSATHLMQSALKKVLGEHIHQAGSFVGPDYLRFDFSHFEKPTSEQLREVERIVNEYIADRYPVSKEIMDIEDAKKSGATALFNEKYGDKVRVVTMGDVSKEFCAGCHVNNTGEIGVLKIVSEESIGSDARRLTAKTGFAAYEEFAGEDRMLNNIAASARQKSLKKIDDKVAAAYTQIHDLNNEVSDLKNQIFQLKSDQWLSSAKEIAGRPVLIRKVEGMDGREMKNLAAMLKKKDSDMVVFLAADAGGKLVFAAGVGDAAVKAGNNAGQLVRAAAEVTGGKGGGKADLAQAGGRDAAKLDEAFETVASMIR; via the coding sequence ATGAAACAACTCACCGGAAATCAGGTCCGTCAGATGTTCCTGGATTATTTTGCATCCAAAGGTCACATGATAGAACCAGGGGCTTCGCTGGTCCCTGACAATGATCCGACACTGTTGTGGATCAACGCAGGTGTTGCGGCTCTGAAAAAATATTTTGATGGTTCCGAGAAGCCCGCCAGCAACCGGATTGCCAATGCGCAGAAAAGTATCCGGACCAACGACATAGAAAACGTGGGCAAGACTGCCCGGCATCATACTTTTTTTGAAATGCTCGGCAATTTCTCCATCGGCGATTATTTCAAAGAGGAAGCGATTCCTTTCGCCTGGGAGTTCCTGACAAGCCAGGACTGGATGGGCATCGACAAAGACCGGCTGTATGTGTCTGTATATACCGATGATGACGACGCCTACCGGATCTGGACGGAGGTCTGCGGTGTCGATCCTTCCCACATCCTGAAAACGGATGAAAACTTCTGGGAAATCGGAAAAGGCCCGGGTGGACCGGACAGTGAGATTTTCTTTGACCGCGGCCCGAAGTATGATCCTGAGGGGCTGGGAGAACGTCTGTTTTTCGAGGAACTGGAAAACGACCGCTACATCGAGGTCTGGAATGTTGTTTTCTCACAGTTTGACTGCGATCCCGAACTCGATCGGAAAGAATACCGTGAACTGCCGCAGAAGAACATTGATACAGGCATGGGACTGGAACGTCTGGTGGCGCTGATCCAGGATGGCGAGACGAACTTCGATACAGATCTGTTTCTGCCAATCATTCATGCGGCGGAAGAACTCACAGGGGTGCCTTATGAAGGCGACAGCAAAATGGCATACCGTGTCATTGCGGATCATATCCGGACATTGACATTTGCACTTGCTGATGGCGCGTCATTCTCCAACTCCGGCCGAGGATATGTGCTCCGCCGTGTCCTTCGGAGAGCAGCACGGTTCGGACTGAAGCTGGGAATGAACGAACCTTTCCTGTATAAGCTGGTTCCGGTCGTGAATTCTGTGATGGAGGATTTCTATCCCTACCTCACTGAGTACACAGAACAGACACAGCGGAGGATCCTGAAGGAAGAACAGTCTTTCCGCAGGACCCTGGAGACCGGGCAGAGTCTCCTGGATGACGCAATGAAGGAAGCTGCCGGAACTGGCCGGCTTCCAGGCGAAATCGTGTTCCGTCTCTATGACACATATGGATTCCCCTACGAACTTACGGCTGAGATAGCGGATGAAAACGGCCTGACGGTTGACCGCGCGGAATTTGATGCCCAGATGCAGCAGCAGAAGGAAAGAGCCAGGAATGCACGCAATACAGAGGAATCTTTTGCGACACAGCACGAAGATCTGATGAAGTTCGAACAGCCCAGTGAGTTCATCGGATACGATATCCTGGAATTTCCGGCGAAGGTCGTCGGTTTGTTCCGGGAGGGCAGACTGGTGGATTCCCTGGAGGACGAAGGCCAGGTTGTCCTGGACAAGTGCTGCTTCTATGCCACCAGCGGCGGTCAGGTGGCTGATTCCGGCCGGCTGTTCAACGAGGAGATGGAAGCTGAGGTCACAGATGTCACGAAGATCCGCAACGGTCAGCATGTCCTGACGGTGAAGCTGAAGGATGGGATTCTGGAAACCGGTGACGACTTGATGCAGGCTGTGGATGCAGCGAGAAGGCTCAAAACCACAGCCAACCACTCCGCCACTCATCTGATGCAGTCTGCTCTGAAAAAAGTGCTGGGTGAACACATTCACCAGGCCGGCAGTTTTGTGGGCCCGGATTACCTGCGGTTTGATTTCTCACATTTCGAAAAGCCGACGTCGGAACAGCTGCGTGAAGTGGAACGGATCGTGAATGAATACATTGCGGACCGTTATCCGGTATCGAAGGAAATCATGGATATCGAAGATGCAAAGAAGTCCGGTGCCACCGCGCTGTTCAATGAAAAATACGGTGACAAGGTGCGGGTGGTCACCATGGGCGATGTCTCAAAGGAATTCTGTGCAGGTTGTCATGTAAACAACACAGGGGAAATCGGAGTTCTGAAGATTGTCTCCGAGGAATCCATCGGTTCGGATGCCCGTCGCCTCACGGCAAAGACCGGATTTGCGGCATATGAAGAATTTGCGGGTGAAGACCGGATGCTGAACAACATCGCTGCCAGTGCACGCCAGAAGTCTTTGAAGAAGATCGATGACAAAGTGGCTGCTGCGTATACACAGATCCATGACCTGAACAATGAGGTCAGCGATCTGAAAAACCAGATATTCCAGCTCAAGAGCGATCAGTGGCTTTCTTCGGCCAAAGAAATCGCAGGGCGTCCTGTGCTGATTCGGAAGGTGGAAGGCATGGATGGCCGTGAAATGAAAAACCTCGCAGCTATGCTGAAGAAGAAGGATTCGGACATGGTGGTTTTCCTGGCTGCCGATGCAGGCGGAAAGCTGGTCTTTGCTGCAGGCGTCGGGGATGCAGCTGTGAAAGCCGGGAACAATGCAGGTCAGCTGGTCAGGGCGGCTGCGGAAGTGACAGGCGGAAAAGGCGGGGGCAAAGCCGATCTGGCTCAGGCCGGAGGCCGGGATGCCGCGAAACTCGATGAAGCCTTTGAAACAGTGGCTTCCATGATTCGCTGA
- a CDS encoding DUF6431 domain-containing protein, with translation MLQRIYDLLFQAFCSSEKLFVCPFCGHDLHCHGSVPRTIKLPCGTFTISIRRVRCPHCRHVHRVLPDIFIPYYLFSSEDASMALKKSAAGEPLRLADFSPDTESSSLYRFVQDFRRRFPEFPSSGFRSFFSLVPKFIQRLQYETNGSSDTSVANGAQWGKTMVFPTFLSSEPVPPSAILSSR, from the coding sequence ATGCTGCAGAGGATCTATGACCTGCTTTTCCAGGCCTTCTGCTCCAGTGAAAAGCTCTTCGTCTGCCCTTTTTGCGGTCATGATCTTCACTGTCACGGTAGTGTCCCCCGCACCATTAAGCTGCCTTGTGGTACTTTCACCATCTCAATAAGACGCGTCCGTTGCCCACACTGCCGCCACGTCCACCGGGTCCTTCCCGATATTTTCATACCCTATTATCTGTTTTCCAGCGAAGATGCCTCCATGGCCCTGAAAAAGTCTGCTGCAGGGGAGCCGCTGCGCCTGGCGGATTTCTCTCCAGATACTGAATCCTCATCCCTGTACCGATTCGTACAGGATTTTCGTCGTCGGTTCCCGGAATTCCCATCATCCGGTTTCAGGAGCTTCTTTTCTCTTGTTCCAAAGTTCATTCAGCGATTGCAGTACGAAACCAATGGTAGTTCTGATACATCTGTAGCCAACGGGGCCCAGTGGGGAAAGACCATGGTCTTTCCAACCTTCCTCTCATCGGAACCTGTTCCGCCTTCCGCCATACTGTCATCGAGGTGA
- a CDS encoding DUF1292 domain-containing protein: MLDSNCLYVTDENGNEQKMTILFTFDSQDLGTQYVVFQREGAVDGEVFASRYDEEGNLMPIESDEEWEMVEEVINTFAEDEENAG, encoded by the coding sequence ATGTTGGACTCGAACTGCCTGTATGTCACAGATGAAAATGGAAATGAACAGAAAATGACGATTCTGTTCACGTTTGACAGCCAGGACCTGGGAACACAGTATGTGGTATTCCAGCGCGAAGGTGCGGTGGATGGTGAGGTATTTGCCTCCCGCTATGATGAAGAAGGAAACCTGATGCCTATAGAAAGCGATGAAGAATGGGAGATGGTGGAAGAAGTCATCAACACGTTTGCCGAGGACGAGGAGAATGCCGGCTAA
- a CDS encoding IS3 family transposase has protein sequence MKQVEYELVAEDHKAGIQFSVSRVLHKLGLSRSGYYDYLKRKPSHQEKRRHDVKKAILQIYEDSHENYGAPKIAKILNSGGISITERTVGVYMRQMGIRAQWVKPHTQTTIRSDFSGNLKNLLDRNFSPAHPNCVWCTDITYIHTKLDGFVYLACIMDLYSRRIISWKLTKTLDTGPILKSIEEARKRRPSQEPIMIHTDRGIHYTCDLYRKLTRGMIRSYSAKGVPYDNACIESFHSLIKREWLSRFDIQNYRHAYRLVSQYIDDWYNPERIHSHCGYMSPAEYEVMFQRTSTD, from the coding sequence CTGAAGCAGGTCGAATACGAACTTGTTGCCGAGGATCATAAAGCTGGAATCCAATTCTCGGTATCCAGGGTGCTTCATAAACTTGGTCTTTCAAGATCTGGCTATTACGACTATTTAAAGCGGAAACCCAGCCACCAGGAAAAGCGCAGGCATGATGTGAAAAAGGCCATCCTTCAGATTTATGAAGACAGCCACGAAAACTACGGAGCGCCAAAAATCGCTAAAATCCTGAACTCAGGAGGGATCTCCATTACAGAAAGGACCGTTGGTGTTTATATGCGTCAAATGGGGATCCGAGCACAGTGGGTCAAGCCTCATACACAAACCACAATACGAAGTGATTTCAGTGGAAATCTGAAGAATCTTCTGGATAGAAACTTCTCTCCGGCTCACCCAAACTGCGTATGGTGCACAGATATCACCTATATCCACACAAAGCTGGACGGATTCGTTTACCTTGCCTGCATCATGGATCTGTATTCCAGAAGGATCATTTCCTGGAAGCTTACAAAAACGCTGGACACAGGTCCAATTCTGAAATCGATCGAAGAAGCCAGAAAACGCCGGCCGTCCCAGGAACCGATAATGATTCATACGGACCGAGGAATCCACTATACCTGTGATCTGTACAGAAAACTGACCAGAGGAATGATTCGCAGTTATTCAGCAAAAGGAGTTCCGTATGACAACGCCTGTATTGAATCATTCCACTCCCTGATCAAGAGGGAATGGCTGAGCAGGTTCGATATACAGAACTACAGGCATGCATACCGACTGGTGAGTCAGTATATAGATGACTGGTACAACCCTGAACGGATACACAGCCACTGTGGATATATGTCCCCAGCAGAATATGAAGTAATGTTCCAAAGGACCAGCACTGACTGA
- the greA gene encoding transcription elongation factor GreA: protein MASNEKFYVTQEGYNDLERELENLIHVVRQEVIVELQEARAQGDLSENADYDAARDHQAQVEARIRELEALLKKAEIIDESQVRKNAVVHIGSEVTLKDLSDGSVNTYTIVGTIEADPFENKISNESPVAKAIMDHKAGDTVHIDKVPVPYDVVIEDLK from the coding sequence ATGGCCAGCAATGAAAAATTTTATGTTACCCAGGAAGGATATAATGATTTAGAGCGGGAGCTGGAAAATCTGATCCATGTCGTGAGACAGGAAGTAATCGTTGAGCTGCAGGAAGCCCGGGCACAGGGTGACTTGTCGGAAAATGCAGACTATGATGCAGCGCGTGATCATCAGGCTCAGGTCGAAGCCCGTATCCGGGAACTGGAGGCTCTCCTGAAAAAAGCCGAGATCATTGACGAATCTCAGGTAAGAAAAAATGCAGTGGTTCACATTGGCTCCGAAGTGACTCTGAAGGACCTTTCGGATGGGTCGGTGAATACGTATACGATCGTAGGTACCATCGAAGCCGATCCCTTTGAAAACAAGATTTCCAATGAATCTCCGGTGGCAAAAGCCATCATGGATCACAAGGCAGGAGATACGGTGCACATCGATAAGGTTCCTGTTCCGTATGATGTTGTCATCGAAGATCTCAAGTAA
- the ruvX gene encoding Holliday junction resolvase RuvX: protein MERLIGLDLGSVTCGVAISDPLGMIARSLTTVRFPADNYKQCLAEVLKILEEHKVKTVVLGLPKHMNGDIGVRGQISQKFAKMLEEHDITVHLWDERLTTVSAERILIQGNVSRKKRKKVIDQMAAVQILQSYLDRQNGGF, encoded by the coding sequence GTGGAACGGTTGATAGGGCTTGATCTTGGAAGTGTGACCTGCGGAGTGGCCATCAGTGATCCGCTGGGAATGATTGCAAGATCGCTGACGACAGTTCGCTTTCCGGCAGACAACTATAAACAGTGTCTGGCTGAAGTGCTGAAGATACTGGAGGAACATAAGGTCAAAACAGTGGTTCTGGGGCTGCCGAAGCATATGAACGGTGATATTGGTGTCCGTGGACAGATTTCGCAGAAATTTGCCAAGATGCTGGAGGAACATGATATAACCGTGCATCTTTGGGATGAGCGTCTGACCACTGTCAGTGCCGAACGGATCCTGATCCAGGGCAATGTATCCCGGAAAAAACGGAAAAAAGTCATTGATCAGATGGCGGCAGTGCAGATTCTGCAAAGCTATCTCGATCGTCAGAACGGAGGCTTCTAG
- the tnpA gene encoding IS66 family insertion sequence element accessory protein TnpA, translating to MTDSTKERWETIFTDFDFSGLSAVEYCRQKGINLQVFYNSRWKLKNSAARSKSA from the coding sequence ATGACTGATTCCACCAAAGAGAGATGGGAGACCATATTCACAGATTTCGATTTTTCAGGGTTGTCTGCCGTTGAGTACTGCAGGCAGAAAGGAATCAATCTCCAGGTTTTCTACAATTCACGCTGGAAGCTGAAGAACTCCGCTGCCAGATCCAAATCTGCCTGA